CAAAAATTCAATGGCATATTCCCTTTAATAGTGCATTTGAAATAGTATAGCGGCTAACCTGAGGTTTGAATAAGAATGAAAAGCAAAGTGGCATGGCCGTGAGCAGAAATTCCCCATCAAGATAAACAGATAAGGAACCACCTCAACACCCTCATAAGCATCAAAGACCACGGCGAGTTTCTCCATAGTCTTTTTCATCAAACAAAGTTATCATTTTGAGTAATATTTTTACCCAATTAGATTGGGGGAACCGGGGCCTAATGAGTGTACCTCTTCATTGTCCAACCAAACATCTGATAGGATCACAAGCATGTGATTCACTGCCGCCTTCTCCATCTCTAATAGCTTGGACTGTTCAACATAGAACACATTTGTCAAACATTGACAACAATATGGAAACAGTGCAGAGATGCATACCCTTTCGTCATTTGATAGCACTCCTCCACCAAAGAAATCAAGACCCATGAGTAATTTTAATGACACTTCTCTATCCTCTAATGGTGGAAATCCACATGTATTAACCTACAACCCACACAAAAGATATGAGGTTTAATTTTTTTCATGGAAATGTGATATGAATTTAACATGGTCATAAAGCTGAATTATCCAAGAGTTTGTTCCTATTCTGGTTTCATATTAAAAATGTTAGTGTTTCTCAAAGACTAGGGTGAAAATGATTGAAACTGTTTGCAACAAGAAGGCAGTCGAACGCTTCTTTCGATTTAGTTCATATATAAAAAAGTCAAGTTAAAAAATGAATTTTCTTTCATCAGTACTTTAACCTATTATCATATTAGTCACGATTGcaaatattatagaaaaaattGTTCCTAGTACAGAACTACCAAAAAAAATGGCCATGGTCTGCGTTCCATAAATTAATTGGTAAGATTGACAAAATATCAGCAAGTCTCCATTGTTTATGAGCTTGAATAACCATTATGCGATAAGTTTATAAGTTATGCTCTTCTTCTAACTGAAGTTATGATGTTGCACGGACTTTACTTTTAAAATAACACTATAAGACTAATATATAgataaagaaattaagaaaccTTGACCTGAAAAATTCCATTAGGAAGTAATTCTCCCTCTGCAACAATGACAGTGTTTTCAACAAGGAATCCTGCTGTGATTTTGTAATATATATTAAGGAAAGCCACCTAATATTAACCTTCCTATTTTCTATATCCTTTATGCCCATaagaatagcaagaacaatataaaaataaataaatagcaaTTTGAATGGCTTGTTGGTTATGGAACATCACGCTTATAAATCCTATACCCTAAAAGGCATTCCAATTGGTGCTCAacatataaaatcttaacagtaAGCAAAAGTTATGAGTATTTGGCATTCATCCTATGTAAAAGTAATTAAATATCAAACTGAAAGCAACTTTTCTAGATAAAAACACCATTTTATGTATTCACAACTACATGTGGCAATTTCAAGCCTTTCTGTTCTTGttctatatttttaaataataataattattattataacaATAAAAAAAGTCTTCCATCCAAGGACAATGGCTGAGCGTTCACAAGTGGGCAATTTAGTTGTTTGGTAAACTCAATAATCCAATTGCCTTCATTTGGTAGGCTTTCATGAAAGTCATGATCAATCAGGGTTCTACTTGCATACATGGCTTGTTCACGTACTAAAATCCCTAAAGGGTGACTAAACTTGGATCTCCTCAAGTGATATAAGACAACTTTCAACCAATAATCTTGTATGATAAAAAAGACAGTCTTCACTGCATCAGAAATTAAAACAATTTATGTGAAAATAAACGATATATAAGCTGCATAAAGGATATTGAATTTGATAAATCAATCGGCACAGCAGCAGCCAGATCTTCCAAGTAGAATTGGCCTTCTTCCAATTGGGAGATCACCCCCATGATCCATCTTCTTCCAGTGCATCCAATCAGTGACTGGATGGAAGTAATCTGCAAATAAATAATGAGGCAACTGTTAGATAGTGGTGTACATCATACTGTCATGCATCTGCTATATATCATTCCTGAAATTTTTAGGGGAAAGCAGTACCTCACAGCTCTCAGATTCAGTCATTTCAGTAGCAAAAACAGGTCTTGAGAAGTACTTATCACGAGAGATCCTCTGAAACAAAAGCTGGTATCTATCCCTGTACAGGGCAGCTTTATCGACAGCATCACCATGGATAGGCAGCTTACCAGTGTGTCTAGAAATAAATCAAAAGACAAATTGTTGAATTATCTTAGAAGCCAAAACATCAAATAAACCAAAGTAATCAGAAACTTGTTgatcaaaataaaaagaaaagggagAATTAGGAATAAAACAGAGAAATGTTTGAAGTCGCATACTCATAGAAGACCTTCTTGATGCCATCATAATGAAATCGATGGATGTGGAATACATCAATAACCCGGAGGACAGCATGGTCACTAGTGCTTCTGGCACTATTATCAGGGGCAGCATGCGCCTCTAACAGAGAGGCAACCACATCATGTATCACCTCACGATCCAAAATTGACGAATGCACTGGGAATTTCAATTCAGTTCAGAACAAGAAAATGAGAGGGAAATTGAGggtgtaaaaaaaaattttataaaaaaaaaacagaagattGAAGCAACCCACAAGATTTGTTGTACATCTCATCAATAAGGAGGTCAAGAGCCTCATCTTCGTCATTCGGAAAATGAGCAAGGTAAGCAAGGACCTCCTCCATGGCATCAACCTTGAAGGTGAAGCCACGGAGCTTGAATTTGTGTTGAACCTTCTTCCGAGTTCTACCAGAGACCACCATATTGAATCTCTCTCTCTCCCTATGTTATGGTTCGTCGGAACGGCCGGAACAGGCGTTCCGGAACGGGAACGCCTCACGCCGTTCCAAAGTTCAGGTAAATAACGTGGCTTGCTCTGAAACGCCGTTCTCGGACGTTATAACGGTAAAAGAACGAATCGGAGCGGCCGGAACGGAACGGATCGGAAGTGATTACCTCCGGATGAATCGTACAACGAAGTCGGAGGCACACCAGCGTGGCCTGATCGGGCAGCTCGCCTGTCGAAGAAGACagcgacggcggcggcggcggcggcagcggcGGCGGTTTAGGGTTTCGGCGCGTGAGACGTGAGAGAAGGCGGTAGACTTTTGACTCAAGACTCAATGTGCTATTTTGAAGCATGCTGATATATAATTAGATGAGTTTTCAATTAGATGCTGATATATATTTAGATGAGTACCGTCTTAAATGAGGAGAGGATGTTCAAATGAGTACCGTCTTAAATGAGGAGGGGATTTTTAAAGGTTTGAATACCTTTGAACacctttttttttaatgtattattttatttttaaattataaaatttttaatattatttaaaaaattaataaaatagatGAATAAGTAAATAATAGAGCCAATAAATAATGAGGATTAATGTTAAAAAGAGTAAAAGAGATATATTATTATAATGATTACGTGCCAATGGATTCCATATTTTTTGATGAGATGATgaatattataataaattaacATTCCGAATGCTCTTAACACTCTAAATGTACAAATCTTCTAAAACGACTAGAGTTTATGAGGGATTTAGGATTACAAGCAAACAATAAGGTAAAATCAATAGTAAAGAACATAATTAAGAGCAGAAGAAAAGTCAGACCCACTGCAAAGAGATTAATAGGTTATTTTGGGAAGGTAAAGtgagaaataaaaattaaatatataaagttttttaagaaaataaaataattaaataataaaattattattaataattttagtaGATGAAAATGTatagaataaataaatataatttatctataatttttaaaatttaaaataaatttatatatattttcatagaaCAATTCCaagagaattttaaaaagtttatttAGAATGTCTAATTTAAGTTAACCATAAAATTGGAATAAATTTATTGTGAGATTACTTTCCCCTTCTTTGCACTCCAATTTCCCCCTTCCTTACCCTCCAATTTGGAAGTAATAAATTTCGCCAATTCTCCTCCCTCTCCTTAACTCGCTGCATAAAGGATCAATTCTACTTTTCCTCTTATTTACCTTTCCCTctccttccctcacctcctcccaaacagaggcTTTATAGAGAAGAAATAGGTTTCGTCTACTGCTCACAGTGGCGGACAATCAGACGGTGTGGCTGGACAGGCGGCGACGGAAGTTGCAGTAGTGGCTGCCAGAGACCATGTGCGGGATCGGGTCGATCAGATGGCTGCGCGCGGCTACCAATGAGCAACCGCAACCGATGGCTCACCAGCGATGACCGTGGAACGCGGCTAGGTCACGAGCAGCAACTACGGGGCGGCAGCGTGCAATTCCCGAACAACTACAAGTAGCGACAACGAGCACACGACGCAGGGCAACTGAGAGAGAGCTCCAGAGAAATCGCAGGGACGGCGCCGCGCCGGAGCAGGAAAAAGTTTCAAAATTAGTGTTTTTAGGCATCATTGAATTTCAACCCAAGTTTTCttttaacataaaataaaaatattttttaaaccaaaAAAGTGAAATATTGTTATTAAGATTCTCATAAATCCTCTcctgtcattttttttttctaacaatGATGGCTAAAAAGTGTTcgatataaagaaattaaaaacattgttaataataatattaacaatgtaactaaataatttattatttaaaaaatatcattttaataaaaataatattgttaATAGAAACTAGGgcggtaaataaataaaaaagataaattttgAGTTGTTCAAATCTGTATAATAAAATAATCATGTTAAGTCAAACCAAAATGAATCAAattgttaaaataattatttatgatttattttttataatttaatccAAACTTAACTAAGCTTGGTTTTtcttatttattcattttaaaagataaatattAATTTAGAAACTTTGTTCATGAATACATTCTTCCCAATTCGTATTAATTTATAAACAAGggcaaagtatatatatatatatatatatatatatatatatatatatatatatatatatatatatatatatatatatatatatatatatatatatatatatatattcaaatttattcatttaatttaataaaatttttatatttaattaatctatatatatatatatatatatatattcaaatttattcatttaatttaataaaatttttatattaattaatctTAGATacattaaatgaatataaataaactctTGTAGAACCATATTCCTACTACTTTCTGTTCCCTCTCTTGTAAAGCCTAGTCCACTTTTTTTTAAGAACAAAGAATGGTCCACGATGCAATTACAAATTACGATCACACTTCGGACCTAATTAATTGTGATCTCTTTTTGGATTTACCTACCCacctaaattataatttgaatcgGGATCGATAACCAAAAGTAACCTCTCGTTCAACACTCAACAGCTCGGTCATCCACTCACCGCCAGCAACCTCCGATCAACCATACGGATCCAAATTATAACATAGATGAGAAGGTGAATCCAAAAAGAAATCACAATTAATTACAACCGAATCAGTCACAATCCCGCCGCAATTATATTATAGATCACCCTGATCCATAAAAAGTAGACCAGAGAATCCTTCTCTTGCTCTCTCCTGCGACAGACGAAGACAAACCATATTCCTACTACTTTGCGCTACCTGAGCGGATTAGGAGCCCAATGAAAGAAAACTTGGTACACAAACTTTGTAAACTTTTTTCTGTTGGGAACTGTACTACTGATGTTTAAGTTCAAAGAAAATTACATGACAAATATTACTAAGGAACCCCAGGATGTGTTGAAAATGGCCATCTGAGTCAGGCTGCGACGATGGCTACTTTCCTGATGTGTTAGTAGTTACAAGTTGCTCGACGAACGGTTGTGTTGGTAAGTTGCTCGACGAACGGCTGTGTTGGTCTTGAAGCTACTGAGAAATGCTCGTGCAGAATAAGATAGAGTCATCGTTAGCCGTCTGCATCTTAGCATTTGTGACTGTTTTAACTCTTGCTCCTCTTCTCCATCAACTCTTGTATAGTTCGAGAGGCATCCTTCAGATAAGAGTCGAATATGAAAGATGATCGTTTGAGATAAAAAGAAATTTGGCAGATAAAAAAATAGTCAAACTACTCTTTTatcatcaaaataaaattaactaaatatGACCAAAGAGAGTTTTTGTCATTGAGATAAGGCCAACAAGGCCCTATTTATAGAAATTCAGAGTAAAAAAGGAATCCAGTTTACCTTTCAAACATTGTTTTCATCAAAAATTGCTGGCAAAATATAAAGCGGAACAATGGCAACCAAAACATATTATTATTATGAATAGTGTAAAAAATTAACGTAAAAAAAAAACCGAACACAATGGAAAACATGTTAAAGGTTGAATTGTTTCCTCTCACCTTTAATTTGTTTCTCAAATTCTCTTCTTCTTTTAGTCGCCCGTTTCTTTCTTCTGCAAATACGTCAATCAAAGCATCTTGTTCTTTGTTTGCCTCTTCCAACTTTTGTTTTGCTACTTCCAGCTGGTATAAGATTCAAGCAAAAGCCTCTTAGCCTTGGGGAAAGCCACACAAATAAGCTAAATGAAGATAGGTACAACAAAAATCTGAATATATACAGGAACCTATAACCAGATAAATATAGATATTATTAGAATGAcgggggattttatttagcacGGTCCATGCAGAAATAACTcacaagatttttattaaaatttagtaTCTTAGAAGAGGTTTTGGAGTCCTTTATAAAGATTGAAAAgacttattttcaaaaattaatctaTTCCCTAAACAATTAGTGAATATATGACTAATCCCTAAATAACTTGTTATCATAAAATATAAATTGCCTACTTCAAAATAAAAGCTTatgatttcaaaaaaaatttataaaattttaacttcCACCCCACCTATGgataaggcttgattgttgtAGTATCGAGTAACTTATCTTCTAAGTGCAATGCATATGGTTGGTGTATGAAGGGCTATGTATATTTATTAGAAATTACTGATGCTTCATGAATCATGGTTCACAATTATGGTTACTAGACTGAAAATTGATAATAATACATATATATCATAAAAATCCCCATAGCAAGCACACTAACTACACGCAGGCTTTCTTTTAATTTGACAAGAGGAATCACAAACAGATGAAATTGTACGTCCAGATCCTAAATATAGATCCTCCCAACACTATATTATTGAAGCCCTTTTGTGTGGTGCATATACATGATGTTAAGATTACTTTGAACGCCCAGAAGAAACTGTAATTGTAGTTCACTtgtttaagaaaatttaaatcaTTCCAATGTAACAAGTAGCATGTTTGGTTCAACCGATAATACAGAATTGAATTGGCCCAGGGTTTAAGGAAAATCCATCAATTTCTGTTCTTTTAGATGCATTTATGATGAATAGTATCTACTCCCTAAGCATATATCATCCATTCGCATCCATATCAGGCAATTATTTCAATTTGCAGTGCAACAAAAGCATGTAATTTAAAAAAGGATGGTCATACCTTCTCCTGTAAGGATTTATTACGGTCCCTCTCTTCCTGCAATTCCTGAGATGCTGATTCTTCCATCTTTTTTATTCTAAAAGATGACTTACTGGAATTAATTTATGACAACAAAAACATCCCAAGACTGATAAACTATTGATatttagttataccttttcttgagTTCCTCATTTTCATCTTTTAGTTGCTTAATAATAGAGTTCTCAATATTTAGCTCATTTTGGACAGTGACGGTAGGGGACAACACCCGTTCAACAGACTGtaagtgaaaagaaaaaaaaaaaaatcagttttttCATACAACTTTATGAAACTATTTAGTAAGGATGTTGCACAGGTTTATAgaaatcttttatatatatatattctaggttattaagaagaaaatgaaacaactcaataATCTAAGGATGAGCAGCAAAAGATCAGACTTTGATATATCATGGAACTATTATTGTCTGCTAAAAAGATGTGAATAAATTCATTAAAGAAAGGCAGTTCAATGAACTAGAAACAGAAAGAACAAATTCACTGTAACATTTAACTTGACTGAAACATGAGATCTTGCAGGAAGGGGAACACAACACTGAAATTGCCCAAGGATTCTCCTTCTCTCTTTAAGTATATGTCAAAGGAATTATAGAAATTCATTTCTATCTTATTTGATGGTCCTTCAATTGGAAGAAGAgcatttatagaaattaaaaatggAGCAGCCTATAATTAGTTGCCAAATTCAAAACAAAATTGAAGGAAATTCCTGATATTTCACTCTTTCATTAACTCAAAATTACCAAAGGGCTAAGCAGCTAAAATATTGTCATCCCCATTGTGATGGTAAATGCATTGAGCTTATAAAAAATTTAGGTGTAGTTGGGTTCGGTCTCATACTATATATGTTTAGGATTTTATTATGTCTAGATATACTAATATATACCCATGCATGTAATGGTTATCATATATGATGTGTTACaatatttctttctttaaattcTGCATAGTATTAGAACCCTCTTCTATCATTATGTTTTTCCATAGGGGGAGGCCACCAGCGCCACTGGCAATGACTTCCCCTTGTCTCATCATCCACTCTCCTCCCCTTGTCCTATGTCTTCTGCTTTGGGTACGATCACTTCTCCATGCCAACTCCTAAAGTGCAACCACCCACTCACCTATATTCCACCATGCAAAACCCAGCCTCAACTTGTCATCCATGTGATGTGTTGCCTACGCACACACCTCTGCCTGTGTGCCATCCATGATACTTAACTGCGGCACCTCGAGATATCTGCCACCACCTGCTAAATGTGTAAGCCTGGATCCTGATTTGCCACGTCTAATTGGCACAAGTGGGCATCCTTTATGTTGTGTTTGTGTTGGTGTAGCTGTCTTTGTCCACCATCCACATCTACCAACAACACCAGCATCCCACATCAAGTGCTGTCCTCTATGAACATCTCTGTCTGCTTCTTCCTCCTGCAGCTGCAGATCCAATGAAGCTACTGATCTCCCACTTCTTCTCTAGCAACAGAGAAGATCCAGTATCATCATTCTTGCACTTGATACTAGGTTCCATGTCTCTTTCCATCACTTCCTCACATGTGATGCCAGTGGAGCCAAGATAGTGCCACTCTCTATTCCAGCAACATGGCTAGCTGCACCTGTCAGTAGTGCCTCACCCTTTTACTTGGTCTACAGATTTCCAAGATATGGGCCTTTGTCTCTTTTGGAACTAGATTTCTCTCTACTTATTTTTATAGTTGGCAGCAAAAGGTGAAACACGCCCTTCTAGAGTGGCCCCCCAGTATatggaagggaggtaaatcatagggGGTTTCGCCCGGCAACATCATCACATACAAGGAGGGGTTGAGGCAATCAGCAAGGCATTCCGCACCCGTTGCGAATCAATCCCAGGCCTATTGGCAGCAACACTCTTACATGAACCAACTGCGCCAACCCGTGGGGACTACGTATTTTTATAGTTGCATCCATTGGAGATAGTCAGTGGAGGATTGATTAGCGTTGGCTCACATGGAAAGGCAAAGCATCCTCTGGCCATGACTTATCAATGCCTCTAGATTCACTTCACGTAGTATCGCTTTCAGCCACTTTTACGGTCAGCCACCACATACGATGTTGATCCTCTTGTCTTCTCTGTAGTGAACTCTCTCTTGATTAAAGATACCGTATACATATTCATCTTATGATGCTCCCTAATCAAAACCTTTTCCTTGTTAATCCAATCCCTCAGTTTTGCCCTTGTTAATCCTAGCTATTGGATCATATCTTGGAATGCTTTAGAATCTAATATCGAGTTGGGCCATTTCAgtaaattatcaaaatttgataCCAATTGACAACAATAATCTCTCATGTATCACATGTGTCGATCATGTTAAAAGTACCATGTCATGCCAACTCAATACCGCTTTGGCATGCTAGTGACACGCATCAAGAGAATTCCAAGtaatatttcttatttttttataatttatatctaCACAACACAACGTCAAAATTGTGCCATTCTAGATGGATAAAAGATCCAACATGAATTGTTTTAAATATTCTAGATGAATAAAAAGTCCattatgaaggggagccttggcgcaatggtaaagttattgctttgtgaccaaacgGATCCGAATCCTAGAAACAGCTTCTTGCAAAAAAcaggataaggctgcgtacaatggatcctttcccgggatcccatatgacgggagcttcgtgcaccgggctgtccttttttttaataaaaagtcCATTATGGAACATTATTTTAAATCGTTCCAGATGGATAAAAAGTGCAGCATTAAATGTGATTTTAAATCACTCCAGATAGATACAAAGTCCAGTaaggaatattattttaaatcttactcttaactatatagttataatctcttcttcttttgtttcatcttcttccttccactTACAATTCGCCATTAGCATCATACACAGCATGTCAACACAAAACCCAAATCAAATTATTCCAATCAGAGACAAAAACAATAGCACGACTTAAAATTGATACTTATCCATCTTCCTCTTGTTCTGCTCCTTACATTTTGTCATTCTCATATTCTTTTTTTCTTAGCAATTTATCTCTAATGAAGCATTGGAAAGACAAAGTCTCATATCCTCATTTTGCTACTTATAGCAAAGGGTCAATATGTTTTTCATCTCTAATCAAGACTAGAAAATGCTCAATTCGCGTTTTTCAATGTTTGACAAAGGCCTCGAGTATATTATCCATCACTAATGAAGacctaaataaaaatgtaatatCCTCATTTCAAATGTCTAAAAAAGGATGAAGCATTGTTATCCATCTCCAGTGAAAGTTTGAATATAAAATAGCTTATTCTCATTTTGTTATTCCCAACGAAGTGTTGAACTATGTTATTCATTTTGTTCACCAAAACcattgagttatttcctattccCTTAGTTTATTGTATGATGTTATATGCGCCATTTTAAGGAAAAGCTCATTCAAGATACTTGTTCTTAAGATCACTTTTCATCTTAGTTTCATTTTATATGGTCCGCTTCAAGGAGAAACCCACTCGAAATACTTCTTCCAAAATACTCCTGCTATCTTTACTTAAtacaaggtttaaaatcttgagTCATCTTAGAGTTTCGGCTTTTAAGAgtgaatcaaattaaattttagcgTGTATTATAGGGTGTCAAAACATTTTGGCGGCATATGATAGTCAAAGCATGTCAAGATGCTTCAGATGAGGTTTACTTATGTAATTCTCCTTCACTTAGATTTTCTAATTTTACAATTAGTAGTTGAAGTAAAAAAAAGTTATTTAATTTTACTTCAATGTAAATCGAGATGAATTCATATTAATTTTccttaggggtgtcaaaaatgaacccgacccgacgacccaacccaaGTCGACCTGAaaaaaaatcgggttcgggttgggcattttcgggttcgggtcgagttcgggttgggcgttttcgggttcgggtcgggttcgggttggagggttggagagtaaaaaagtttcgggtcgagttcgggttgacccgggttgacttaaatatagggttttgtgggtttttttggggttaaatcaaaattttaaaaatttagatgtttttatgtatattaatatcatatttgtataataatgatggagtattgagataaaagtgaagaattataggaaaaatagcccaaaaaagtcgttttgaatcaaATTTTCGAGTTATATggatcgggttcgggttgatcgggttggtcgggttcgggttgaggtgttttgggttgaactcgggttcgggtcgggttcgggttgg
This region of Zingiber officinale cultivar Zhangliang chromosome 9A, Zo_v1.1, whole genome shotgun sequence genomic DNA includes:
- the LOC122020422 gene encoding DNA polymerase epsilon subunit B-like, whose protein sequence is MVVSGRTRKKVQHKFKLRGFTFKVDAMEEVLAYLAHFPNDEDEALDLLIDEMYNKSLHSSILDREVIHDVVASLLEAHAAPDNSARSTSDHAVLRVIDVFHIHRFHYDGIKKVFYEHTGKLPIHGDAVDKAALYRDRYQLLFQRISRDKYFSRPVFATEMTESESCEITSIQSLIGCTGRRWIMGVISQLEEGQFYLEDLAAAVPIDLSNSKITAGFLVENTVIVAEGELLPNGIFQVNTCGFPPLEDREVSLKLLMGLDFFGGGVLSNDERSKLLEMEKAAVNHMLVILSDVWLDNEETMEKLAVVFDAYEGVEVVPYLFILMGNFCSRPCHFAFHSYSNLRMQFGKLGEMIASHPRLKEQSKFLLIPGPDDAGSSKVLPRCALPKYLTEEFQKHIPNAIFSSNPCRVKFYTQEIVFFRQDLLYRMRRASLIPPPTEETNDHFEHLVVTITHQSHLCPLPLTVQPIIWNYDHCLRLYPTPHMIVLADKSEQKSFKYTGITCVNPGSFSSDNSFAVYRPCTQEVELSALDG